A stretch of the Salvelinus fontinalis isolate EN_2023a chromosome 22, ASM2944872v1, whole genome shotgun sequence genome encodes the following:
- the LOC129819934 gene encoding protein FAM8A1-like, which produces MATASTTENGPSSRSEESQEAQTNVNATTEYCAKLQEWMWQYYWGYANWQSWMTLTTFPFPPCNFPIAGNYQAPTGTPWPVGQPTLDARYGYNYPGIGYPFPFPAPPTTGFQTGQQMTAGTLPHDARPVQQQNGNAPQAGREYTIPSPLHRFLAETVDFFILFCVKATIILWIMHLSGMKDITKFVTHFIVEEIDENTSMEDLQKMMAVALVYRILVCFYEIICIWGAGGATPGKFLLGLRVVTCNSSVLVRPNRVLVVPASNVTLSASTVRALNKNFSIAFLFPVFIILLFFQHNRTVYDVVAGTIVVQRRGAR; this is translated from the exons ATGGCCACAGCCAGTACTACAGAGAATGGGCCGAGTTCGCGGTCCGAGGAGAGCCAAGAAGCGCAAACAAATGTCAACGCCACAACTGAATACTGCGCAAAGTTACAGGAATGGATGTGGCAATACTACTGGGGCTATGCAAATTGGCAAAGCTGGATGACTCTGACTACGTTTCCTTTTCCTCCGTGCAATTTTCCCATAGCTGGAAACTATCAAGCGCCGACTGGAACTCCATGGCCCGTTGGACAACCAACTTTAGATGCCCGATATGGGTACAACTATCCGGGAATAGGGTACCCCTTTCCATTCCCTGCGCCCCCTACTACGGGTTTTCAGACAGGGCAGCAGATGACAGCTGGGACACTGCCTCATGATGCAAGGCCAGTGCAACAACAGAACGGAAACGCACCTCAAGCAG GCCGGGAATACACCATCCCTTCTCCCCTCCACAGATTCCTAGCAGAGACGGTGGacttctttattttattttgcgTCAAGGCAACCATCATCCTGTGGATTATGCACCTTAGTGGCATGAA GGACATCACTAAGTTCGTCACCCACTTCATAGTTGAGGAGATAGATGAGAACACGTCTATGGAGGACCTGCAGAAGATGATGGCAGTAGCTCTGGTCTACAGGATACTGGTCTGTTTCTATGAG atcaTCTGTATCTGGGGTGCGGGTGGTGCCACCCCAGGGAAGTTCCTCCTTGGTCTTCGGGTCGTGACATGTAACAGTTCAGTCCTGGTCCGACCTAACcgggtactggtggtaccggcaTCTAACGTCACCCTGTCAGC TTCCACGGTGCGGGCGTTGAACAAGAACTTCTCCATTGCCTTCCTGTTCCCCGTCTTCAttatcctcctcttcttccaacacAACAGGACTGTCTATGATGTTGTAGCTGGAACCATCGTGGTGCAGCGCAGAGGGGCCAGATAA